A genomic window from Micromonospora ferruginea includes:
- a CDS encoding LysM peptidoglycan-binding domain-containing protein: protein MGAPGRSAARRAGQVLTGLGALVVLVGVLAGGPVALLAFAGNPLPDHLPTLAELGTTLTSRDDGQLFLRALAVVGWFGWATFAFSVVVELLASALRRPAPKLPGMHRQQRAAAALVGSVALILAASPAAASAAALTAPQPALAAPAVTTAYTAPRVATPAPDAAGPAVYRVAKGDYLGEVADRYLDDFDRYRELARLNRLHDPDRIRPGQLIELPGGAVDDGARRHAAGRLVVTAAKPAPAKPAPKPAPSAAKPKPKPAPDSPARDATPTVEAPDGQQPAMAAGASRATAEEGINRPLAISAVLAVASIVGAQIGAVLGLRRRPVAARVPGNGRHRRD, encoded by the coding sequence ATGGGTGCACCAGGACGTTCCGCCGCCCGCCGCGCCGGTCAGGTCCTCACCGGGCTCGGCGCCCTCGTCGTGCTGGTCGGGGTGCTGGCCGGTGGTCCGGTCGCACTGCTGGCCTTCGCCGGCAACCCGCTGCCCGACCACCTGCCCACGCTGGCCGAGCTGGGCACGACGCTGACCAGCCGCGACGACGGGCAGCTCTTCCTGCGGGCGCTGGCGGTGGTGGGCTGGTTCGGCTGGGCCACGTTCGCGTTCTCGGTGGTGGTGGAGTTGCTCGCGTCGGCGTTGCGCCGGCCCGCGCCGAAGCTGCCCGGCATGCACCGCCAGCAGCGGGCCGCCGCCGCGCTCGTCGGTTCGGTGGCGCTGATCCTGGCCGCGAGCCCGGCCGCGGCCAGTGCCGCCGCGCTGACCGCCCCGCAGCCGGCGCTCGCCGCGCCGGCGGTCACCACCGCGTACACCGCGCCGCGGGTCGCCACACCCGCCCCGGACGCCGCCGGCCCGGCCGTGTACCGGGTGGCGAAGGGCGACTACCTGGGCGAGGTGGCCGACCGTTACCTGGACGACTTCGACCGTTACCGGGAGCTGGCCCGGCTGAACCGCCTGCACGACCCGGACCGGATCCGGCCCGGCCAGTTGATCGAGCTGCCCGGCGGCGCGGTGGACGACGGCGCCCGGCGGCACGCGGCGGGCCGGCTGGTGGTGACGGCGGCGAAGCCGGCGCCGGCGAAGCCCGCCCCGAAGCCCGCGCCGTCGGCGGCGAAGCCCAAGCCGAAGCCCGCGCCGGACTCGCCGGCCCGGGACGCCACCCCCACCGTGGAGGCGCCGGACGGGCAGCAGCCGGCCATGGCGGCCGGCGCGTCGCGGGCCACCGCCGAGGAGGGCATCAACCGCCCGCTGGCCATCTCGGCGGTGCTGGCGGTGGCGAGCATCGTGGGCGCGCAGATCGGCGCCGTCCTCGGCCTGCGGCGGCGGCCGGTGGCGGCCCGGGTGCCGGGCAACGGCCGGCACCGCCGCGACTGA
- a CDS encoding Rieske 2Fe-2S domain-containing protein, with amino-acid sequence MRRLLTKLEQASGLDRVGDRLQRAVEGTLSSQRVRDALHGVWLGHPLHPAMVQVPVGAWISAAVVDLLPGQRRAATALVGLGTVSALPAAVAGWNDWAALSRDQRRVGLVHAGANIVGLTLYAGSLAARLNGRHGLGRALAYLGLSAASGGAYLGGHLAYKQGAQVSQSISDLHLIGDGWHPLGDLSDLPQRKLVTRKIDDVSVVLYRDGDDVTVMPERCPHQSGPLGEGEVRQIDGHACVVCPWHGSAFRLDDGRVAHGPAANDQVVLPTRVVSGRVEARLP; translated from the coding sequence GTGCGCCGACTACTGACGAAGCTCGAACAGGCATCCGGTCTCGACCGGGTGGGTGACCGGCTGCAACGTGCCGTCGAGGGCACGCTCAGCTCGCAACGGGTCCGGGACGCGCTGCACGGCGTCTGGCTGGGTCACCCCCTGCACCCGGCGATGGTGCAGGTCCCGGTCGGCGCGTGGATCTCCGCGGCCGTGGTGGACCTGCTGCCCGGCCAGCGCCGGGCCGCCACCGCACTGGTCGGGCTCGGCACCGTCAGCGCGTTGCCGGCGGCGGTCGCCGGGTGGAACGACTGGGCGGCCCTCTCCCGCGACCAGCGCCGGGTGGGCCTGGTGCACGCCGGGGCCAACATCGTCGGCCTGACGCTCTACGCCGGCTCGCTCGCGGCCCGGCTCAACGGACGGCACGGGCTCGGCCGGGCGCTGGCCTACCTCGGGCTCTCCGCCGCGAGCGGCGGGGCCTACCTGGGCGGGCACCTCGCCTACAAGCAGGGGGCGCAGGTCAGCCAGAGCATCTCCGACCTGCACCTGATCGGCGACGGCTGGCACCCGCTGGGCGACCTGAGCGACCTGCCGCAGCGGAAGCTGGTCACCCGGAAGATCGACGACGTGTCGGTCGTCCTCTACCGGGACGGCGACGACGTGACCGTGATGCCGGAGCGCTGCCCCCACCAGAGCGGACCGCTCGGCGAGGGCGAGGTGCGGCAGATCGACGGCCACGCCTGCGTGGTGTGCCCGTGGCACGGCAGCGCGTTCCGCCTCGACGATGGCCGGGTGGCGCACGGCCCGGCCGCCAACGACCAAGTCGTGCTCCCCACCCGGGTGGTCTCCGGCCGGGTCGAGGCCCGGCTGCCCTGA
- a CDS encoding type II toxin-antitoxin system VapB family antitoxin produces MTKILVDVDDEALADAAQAFGTKTKKDTVNVALREGAARLRRARALAELAGRGRAGDFDDLLDKGNYRS; encoded by the coding sequence ATGACCAAGATCCTGGTCGATGTCGATGACGAGGCGTTGGCGGACGCGGCCCAGGCGTTCGGGACCAAGACCAAGAAGGACACGGTCAACGTCGCTCTCCGCGAGGGCGCGGCACGCCTACGCCGTGCCCGGGCCCTGGCCGAGCTGGCCGGGCGCGGGCGGGCCGGCGACTTCGACGACCTGCTCGACAAGGGCAACTACCGCTCGTGA